In Xylanibacillus composti, the sequence TCATACATATTGTGCAAAAAACGCAAGTACCAGGCGCCAGTCTTGAGGTTTAAGGTGGGCTCATATAAATCGCCAATGGTATTGTCGCGGAAGCCCGCTTGCTCCAATACCCACTCCCCGGTTTCGGGCATGATTTGCATCAGGCCCATAGCGTTCTTTTTCGATGATTTATCCGGTTTGAAATTGCTCTCAACCCGCACAATCGCCGCCATGAACAGCGGATCCACACCATAGTCCTTCGCGATTTCCCGAATTTCTTGCTCATAATGAATGGGATAAATCAAATACCCCAGCCATTGGGACGAGAATAAAGCCAGTACCGTACCGATAAAAATTACTGCATAAAGCCGCTTCTTGCGTAGCATGCTCATGTGCCGACCCGACTATCCCAAAATTGATCGACTTGCCTGGCCGTCTCCGCCAATGATCCAGAGTTGTCTATAACGATATCCGCTCTCTTCCTCTTCTCCTCAATCGGCAGCTGGGCGGCAATGCGCTGCCTCGCTGCGGCTTCATCCATGCCATCCCGCTCCATGAGGCGGGACAACTGGACAGCAGGCGGCACATATACGACCATAACTTCGGAGAAATAATCGACCAGTCCTGATTCATATAATAAAGGCACGTCCACTACAACAAGCCGTGTTGGATCTTCCTGCTCATAGGCCGCCATACGGCTGCGCATCAATGCGCGGATTGGCGGGTGAAGCAAGGCTTCCAGCTTTTTGCGGGCAGCGTCATCCGCGAACACTATCTGGCCCAAGCGTTTGCGGTCCAGCGAACCATCAGGCAGCAGAACAGCTTGTCCGAAGGTATCCGCTACTTGTGCAAGCGTCGGCGTGCCCGGCTCAACCACTTCTCGCGCCAGCCGATCCGCATCAATCAGCACCGCACCTTTTTCCACCAGCATGTCCGCAACAGTGCTTTTGCCGCAAGCGATGCCGCCAGTCAATCCAATATTCATCGTATCCCCCGCTTTCTTCTGAATTTGTTCTAGATGTTGCAGCAGCCCGTCTTATTCTGTATCGCGGGTTGAGGGCGCATACACCGATTTGCGTGAAAGGGGCGGAACCGACTTCCGCCCTATAAATCGAACAATTTGGCTACGCCCGTCAAAATCAGAATGACACCGGGAGCAGCGGCCAGCTTGCGAACCCACGCCAATCCGGAGAGCCGAAATCCGATCTGCAGACCTGTCGCAATAAATGCGCCGCAGGTTATGCCGATCAATAGCGATGTCCAAAGCGGAGAGAATCCGAGCAGTGCCGCACCCAGTCCGGCTCCCAATGCGTCGAGGGACAAAGCCAGACCCAGCAGCCCTGCCTCTGTCGCCGAGATCGTACCCGACCGGTCCATATCCGCTTTCACAGGTGTGCGCAAAATATCAATCACAATTCCAAGCTGGCGAATTTCCACATGAATAACCGTCTTGGGCGAATCGCGCTTGGGATCAGGCTGAGCGGGCGGGGACTCGGATGCGTTGCTGTTTTTGTGAGCAATCATTTGCCAAATCGCCCAAATGCCGATTCCGATCAGGATGAAAGCGCCAATCATCTTGGCCACTGCCGGACTCAGGAAATGAAGCAGGACAGCGCCAATCTGCATCGAGCACCAAATAACCAAACCAGAGCAAATTGCTATGATCAGGATAGATACGGCAGGTATGCGTATTTTTCGAATCCCGTACATGACTCCGACGCCAAACCCGTCGAGGCTGACAGCCAAAGCAAGCAGCAGCAGCGAAATCAGTGACAGCATGTGTTTCACTCTCCCTTGCTCCCATCATATGGAGAGGAAACAGCATGGGTGCATGACTAGTTGGAGAGCCGTATCATCCCTTCTTGACGGAGGCTGCCGTCCGCTTGCGAGACCGTTTCATGCGTTGGCATGTTTGGCAAAAATGCGTCCCCCTGCCCGCCAGCACAATCTTCACAATGGGGTTGCCGCAGCGCGCGCATGCCTCGCCGCTGCGTCCGTATGCTTGCAGCTGCTGCTGGAACATGCCCATTTCGCCCTGACCGTTCACATACGACTTGATCGATGATCCACCCTGGCGAACCGCCTCGCTCAACGTCTTCACCACCGCTTGATGCAAGGTTTGCCACTCCTGCGCGCTTAATGAATCGGCGGTCTGTTCCGGATGGATGCGCGCTTCGTACAAGGCCTCATCCACATAAATATTCCCGAGCCCCGTCACATATGCCTGGTTGAGCAGCAGCGGCTTGAGCTTCGACGAACGGTGCGCAAGCACGGAGCGGAACGCCTCGCATGTAAAATTGTCGCTCAATGGCTCCAGCCCCAGCTTGTTCAGCGGAGGGGACGTCCACTCCTCGCCCGGGGCGAACAGATGCATCGTGCCAAATTGACGCACGTCCCGATATCTCAGCTCACTGCCGTCCGTGAACCGGAAGATGACATGCGTATGCGGTTCGACAGGCTCATGATGCGCGTATACGCCATAACGCCCTTCCATGCGCAGGTGGGAAACGAGAATGATTCCGTCCAGCACCATACGCAAAAATTTGCCCCGGCGGTCGATCTCCATAAACGTGCGGCCAGCCAGCGCCTCTTCGAACAGCATAGTATCATCCGGCTTTTGAATAATGCGCGGCAGGCTGACTGTTGCTTGCTCTATCGTCTTGCCGACAATGAGTTGAATCAATGTGCGGCGAACTGTTTCTACTTCCGGCAATTCCGGCATTGTCCCTCACCTCAACCTGATTATAACGGGGGGCGAAACTTCTGCCCAGTCCTGACGCTATTTCGCCTCATACCAATTTTGGCCATAGCTGACATCCGCCTTCAGAGGCACGTCCAGCTCGATTGCCTGCTCCATGACCTGCGGCACAAGCTGCTTCATGATGCCCAGCTCCTCCTCCGGCACCTCGAACACAAGCTCATCATGCACCTGGAGAAGCATCCGGCTGCGCAGCCCTTCCTCACGCAGCTTCTCTTCCATTTGCACCATCGCCAACTTGATGATGTCAGCGGCGGTACCCTGGATCGGGGTGTTCATCGCTGTCCGTTCTGCGAACGAGCGCTGGTTGAAGTTCGATGCCTTGATCTCCGGCAAGTAGCGGCGGCGATGCAGCAGGGTAGAGACATAGCCATCCTTCCGCGCCTGCTTGACGATGTCCGTCATGAACTGCTTCACACCCTCGAAGACGGCGAAATATTGCTCGATGAACTGGGCCGCTTCCTTGCGGGTAATATTCAAGTTCTGCGACAGCCCGTAATCGCTGATGCCGTATACGATGCCGAAGTTAACAGCCTTAGCCTGGCGCCGCATATTGGCATCGACCTCGTCCGCATGCACGCCGAATACATCCATCGCTGTTTTCGTATGAATGTCCATATCATGAATGAACGCTTCCTTCAACCGGGGATCCCCGGAAATATGGGCAAGCACGCGCAGCTCAATCTGCGAGTAATCGGCTGCCAGCACCTGCCAGCCAGGCTCGGACGGCACGAATACTTTGCGGATTTTGCGCCCTTCCTCCATACGGATCGGGATATTCTGCAAATTCGGGAACTGGCTGGACAGCCGACCGGTTGCCGCAATCGTCTGCCTATAGTACGTATGAATCTTGCCGGTCTTCTCGCGAATTTCCTTAACAAGTCCCTCGATGTAGGTGGACTGCAGCTTTGCCAGCTGGCGGTAATGGACAATTTGCGAGACAATCTCATGATGCGGAGCCAGCTTGTCCAGCACTTCCGCGTCCGTCGAATATCCGGTCTTCGTCTTCTTCACTACGGGCAGTCCCAGCTTCTCGAACAAAATTTCTCCGAGCTGCTTGGGCGAGTTCAGGTTGAATTCCTCGCCAGCCTGGGCGTAGATATCCTTCACAATTGTATCCAGCTGAGCAGTCAGCTCCTGGCCGTACGCGACAAGCCCCGCCTTGTCCACCTTGAAGCCCGTAGTCTCCATACGGCTCAAGGTGCGCGTCAACGGCATCTCTACATCCTCGAGCAGCGAGCGCATGCCATCCGCTTCCAGCTTCTCCTTCAGAACCGGAGCCAGCTTGAGGACGGCTCTCGCTTTTCTCGCCAGGTGATTGGCCGTGATCGCTTCGTCTGGAACTTTGAATTTGGCTCCCTTGCCGAACACCTCTTCATCGGAAGCGAGCCAGCCTGTCCCGTATCGCTGCGACAACCCGCTCAAGGTGTCATCTCCCTGGGTCGGGTCCAGCAAGTAACCGGCGAGCAGCACATCCACTGCTACTCCCTCAAGAGATAGGCCATGCCAGTGCAAGGCCACAATCGCCTTGTGGCTGTCATAAATATGCTTCGGCTTCTCGGCATCGGCCAGCCATTGACGTAAGGAAGCGGCCTGCTCCGACTGCTTCAGCCAATCGAACGCTGCTGTGTAAACAGCATCGCCGGTATCGAGCGCAATGCCGATCACTTCCGCCTCATGCGGATTTTCGCCGATCACCTCCAGATGGACGGCCTGAACGCGCTCCAGTGCGCTCTCCAGCTGTTCGCTTCCCTCGACATCGGCGCGAACAAGCTGCAGCGACTCCACTTCCTGCGGCGAACCCGCATCGTCCCCGGCATCGCCCAGCCGCTCCAAGAGCGACTTGAACTCCAGCTTGCGGAACAGCTCGCGCGCAGCGCCTTGATCATAGCCGCCGTAGCTCATGTCCTCCAGTTTGAGCTCCACTGGAACCTCGCGGAAAATCGTCGCCAGATCCTTGCTCATCCGGGCATCCTCCGCATGCTCGGTTACCCGCTCTTTCAGCTTGCCCTTCAGGCTGTCGGCATGGGTCAGCACTTCTTCTACGGAGCCATACTCATGCAGCAGCTTCAGCGCTGTCTTCTCGCCCACGCCGGGAATGCCGGGAATGTTGTCGGAGGCATCCCCCATCAAGCCTTTCAAATCTATAATTTGCTTCGGCGCCAATCCATACTTCTCCTGGATTTCCGCCGGTCCATAGCGCTCCATCTCCGATATGCCCTTGCGAGTCAGCGCAATCGTCACCTGATTCGAGGCAAGCTGCAGCATATCCTTGTCTCCGGTTACGATCAGCACCTGCCACTTCTGACTTTCCGCCAGCCGGGAGATGGTGCCGATAATGTCATCCGCCTCATAGCCCTCCAGCTCGAAGCGAGAAATGCTCAAGCCATCCAGCAGCTCGCGCAGCAGCGGAAATTGTTCCGACAGCTCCGGCGGCGTCTTCATGCGATGCCCCTTGTATTCCTTATAATCCTGATGGCGAAAAGTCGCCTTCCCTGCATCGAACGCCACGAGGAAATGTGTAGGCTGCTCCTCTTCCAGCAAGCGAAGCAGCATCGTGGTGAACCCGTAAACAGCATTCGTCTGCATGCCGGCGGAATTGCTGAGCGGCGGCAGCGCGTAGAATGCCCGATTGGCAATGCTGTTCCCGTCGATTAACACGATTTTATTCAATACCGACACCTCATTTTTTTGGACAAATCCGTTTCCTCTAATCATAGCATACCGCAATAAAAAATGCCCCTGCCAGCAGCAGAAGCATCCTTCGCATTTCCTTGTATGACTTGCCTCACCGCTGGCCCTTGGCATGCAGCAGCCGGTCCAGACGCTCTACGCAGACGGCATTGCCCTTCAGCGCCTTCGCCTTGCTCTTCAACTCTGCCGCTGTTCGGGCAAGCGCCTCCGGCATAAACCCTTCCCGCTCCGTGCAGATGATCAGCGAAATCGAAAGGGTGACACCGTTCTGCTCCACCGCTCTCCCTTCCCGATCCAGCACATAGCGAATTTCCTTGCCATGATAAAATCTGTCGATCCCCGACTCGAACCGGGCCACAATCTCTTTGCAAAGCTGCTCCGGCTCACTCACGCAGGTGAGCGCGATAAAATCGTCCCCGCCGATATGGCCGATGAAGTCTTCTCTCGTTCCATATTGCTGAAGCGTCTGCCTAAGCACAGAGGCCGTATATTGAATCACTTCATCCCCTTGCTGGAACCCGAAATGATCGTTGTACCACTTGAAATGGTCCAAATCCGCATAAATCACGGCAAATGGTAAGGAGGAGGACCACTTGGTCCGGATTTCGCGCTGGATTTCTCTGTTCCCGGGCAGGCCGGTAAGCGGATTGGACACGCGTGCCGCTTCCATCTGCATATGCGTAATGTGCTCCAGTATGGAGCGGACCGAGGCCGTTCCCTGCAATTTGCCTTCCCTCGTAATGATGACCAGATCGTACAGGCGTCTCATCTCTCGAGCCATCGCCAGCTTGGAGGCACGTTCGAGACTCGTATGCTCGTCGAGGATCAACGGACGGTTATCCATAAGCTGTTCAACCGGCTTGCTCCAGAACAAGGCGATGCCGTATTGTCCGGACAACTCTTGGAACAGCTTCTCCCGCATCATCAGTCCGACCGGCTTGTTGGAGGAATCGACGACGACTATCCCTTGCTCCGCTTCATGATGACGGAGATAGAGAGAAACCTCCGAGATTGGGGTTCCCATCTTGAAGCAGCCGGTATGGGCGGCCAGGTCGCCAATGTTCTTCTGGTACGGCGAGCGCGCCATACTGTCGGACAGCTTCTGAATGAACTGATGAATATCTGCGTCTGGCACAAGCAAAGCCTTGTCCGGTCTTCCGAGCAAGTAGCCCTGCACATAATGGACACCCATTCGCATAAGCTTGTCCAGATCCTCCAGCCGCTCGATCCCTTCCGCAATCAAGCTGATATTCATCTTTGTCGCGAACGTCACGAACGTCTCTACAATATATTCCTTCACACGGCTTGTATGAATCTGTTCGGTCAGCGATCGATCGATCTTGATATAGTCCGGCTGCAGCTCGGCGATGGCCTCCAGTGAAGAATAGCCGGCTCCGGCGTCATCGATCGCGATCTGGTATCCTTGCTTGCGGTAATGCTCCAGCACGCGCTTGGCCATTTCGAAATTCTCTACAGAGGTGCGCTCGGTAATTTCCAGCACCACATTCGTCGGATTCAACCCGCATTCACGCAGCAGGCGC encodes:
- a CDS encoding lytic transglycosylase domain-containing protein, which gives rise to MSMLRKKRLYAVIFIGTVLALFSSQWLGYLIYPIHYEQEIREIAKDYGVDPLFMAAIVRVESNFKPDKSSKKNAMGLMQIMPETGEWVLEQAGFRDNTIGDLYEPTLNLKTGAWYLRFLHNMYDGLEGERTDRDRMALVAAAYNAGPGKVRQWLNEGVWDGKEATLSEVPFGETRHYVHRVLYYYKKYEALYAEDWS
- the coaE gene encoding dephospho-CoA kinase, which codes for MNIGLTGGIACGKSTVADMLVEKGAVLIDADRLAREVVEPGTPTLAQVADTFGQAVLLPDGSLDRKRLGQIVFADDAARKKLEALLHPPIRALMRSRMAAYEQEDPTRLVVVDVPLLYESGLVDYFSEVMVVYVPPAVQLSRLMERDGMDEAAARQRIAAQLPIEEKRKRADIVIDNSGSLAETARQVDQFWDSRVGT
- the ytaF gene encoding sporulation membrane protein YtaF → MLSLISLLLLALAVSLDGFGVGVMYGIRKIRIPAVSILIIAICSGLVIWCSMQIGAVLLHFLSPAVAKMIGAFILIGIGIWAIWQMIAHKNSNASESPPAQPDPKRDSPKTVIHVEIRQLGIVIDILRTPVKADMDRSGTISATEAGLLGLALSLDALGAGLGAALLGFSPLWTSLLIGITCGAFIATGLQIGFRLSGLAWVRKLAAAPGVILILTGVAKLFDL
- the mutM gene encoding DNA-formamidopyrimidine glycosylase; this encodes MPELPEVETVRRTLIQLIVGKTIEQATVSLPRIIQKPDDTMLFEEALAGRTFMEIDRRGKFLRMVLDGIILVSHLRMEGRYGVYAHHEPVEPHTHVIFRFTDGSELRYRDVRQFGTMHLFAPGEEWTSPPLNKLGLEPLSDNFTCEAFRSVLAHRSSKLKPLLLNQAYVTGLGNIYVDEALYEARIHPEQTADSLSAQEWQTLHQAVVKTLSEAVRQGGSSIKSYVNGQGEMGMFQQQLQAYGRSGEACARCGNPIVKIVLAGRGTHFCQTCQRMKRSRKRTAASVKKG
- the polA gene encoding DNA polymerase I, which translates into the protein MNKIVLIDGNSIANRAFYALPPLSNSAGMQTNAVYGFTTMLLRLLEEEQPTHFLVAFDAGKATFRHQDYKEYKGHRMKTPPELSEQFPLLRELLDGLSISRFELEGYEADDIIGTISRLAESQKWQVLIVTGDKDMLQLASNQVTIALTRKGISEMERYGPAEIQEKYGLAPKQIIDLKGLMGDASDNIPGIPGVGEKTALKLLHEYGSVEEVLTHADSLKGKLKERVTEHAEDARMSKDLATIFREVPVELKLEDMSYGGYDQGAARELFRKLEFKSLLERLGDAGDDAGSPQEVESLQLVRADVEGSEQLESALERVQAVHLEVIGENPHEAEVIGIALDTGDAVYTAAFDWLKQSEQAASLRQWLADAEKPKHIYDSHKAIVALHWHGLSLEGVAVDVLLAGYLLDPTQGDDTLSGLSQRYGTGWLASDEEVFGKGAKFKVPDEAITANHLARKARAVLKLAPVLKEKLEADGMRSLLEDVEMPLTRTLSRMETTGFKVDKAGLVAYGQELTAQLDTIVKDIYAQAGEEFNLNSPKQLGEILFEKLGLPVVKKTKTGYSTDAEVLDKLAPHHEIVSQIVHYRQLAKLQSTYIEGLVKEIREKTGKIHTYYRQTIAATGRLSSQFPNLQNIPIRMEEGRKIRKVFVPSEPGWQVLAADYSQIELRVLAHISGDPRLKEAFIHDMDIHTKTAMDVFGVHADEVDANMRRQAKAVNFGIVYGISDYGLSQNLNITRKEAAQFIEQYFAVFEGVKQFMTDIVKQARKDGYVSTLLHRRRYLPEIKASNFNQRSFAERTAMNTPIQGTAADIIKLAMVQMEEKLREEGLRSRMLLQVHDELVFEVPEEELGIMKQLVPQVMEQAIELDVPLKADVSYGQNWYEAK
- a CDS encoding bifunctional diguanylate cyclase/phosphodiesterase, encoding MNSIPGNVEGNEELAAFYTILHTASIWSVYQPIVSLKDGTVFGYEALTRGPEQSGFRSPLKLFRMAEQEGKLYELDKLAREKAIRGCRNLSADQKIFINIPASVILEPDFTPGQTMRLLRECGLNPTNVVLEITERTSVENFEMAKRVLEHYRKQGYQIAIDDAGAGYSSLEAIAELQPDYIKIDRSLTEQIHTSRVKEYIVETFVTFATKMNISLIAEGIERLEDLDKLMRMGVHYVQGYLLGRPDKALLVPDADIHQFIQKLSDSMARSPYQKNIGDLAAHTGCFKMGTPISEVSLYLRHHEAEQGIVVVDSSNKPVGLMMREKLFQELSGQYGIALFWSKPVEQLMDNRPLILDEHTSLERASKLAMAREMRRLYDLVIITREGKLQGTASVRSILEHITHMQMEAARVSNPLTGLPGNREIQREIRTKWSSSLPFAVIYADLDHFKWYNDHFGFQQGDEVIQYTASVLRQTLQQYGTREDFIGHIGGDDFIALTCVSEPEQLCKEIVARFESGIDRFYHGKEIRYVLDREGRAVEQNGVTLSISLIICTEREGFMPEALARTAAELKSKAKALKGNAVCVERLDRLLHAKGQR